One Leucoraja erinacea ecotype New England chromosome 5, Leri_hhj_1, whole genome shotgun sequence DNA segment encodes these proteins:
- the opn6a gene encoding opsin 6, group member a — translation MAFRNSPWRNHNSTFPVKESYISEQGETIIGIYLLSLGWLSWFGNSVVMFVLFRQRATLQPPDYLTFNLAISDASVSLFGYSRGIMEIFNVFRDDGFLITSIWTCQADGFLTLLFGLVSINSLTVISIVRYIKGCHPYRAHCVGTGSIMVSLSLVWVAALFWSGAPLFGWGSYRDRLYGTCEIDWARAMFSTLHKSYIISVFACCFFLPVSVMVFTYVSIIKTVKSNRALAVDGGVGERQRKLERDVTAVSMVICTAFIVAWSPYAVISMWSTSGRHVPALTSLLASLFAKSASSYNPLIYFGMNSRFRRDVCALLPCAAGKEGVKLKRVKRCPEMEMEMEMEMSPERERFDNEEVSVNYVLKVNPRTFCLSQRY, via the exons ATGGCTTTCCGCAACAGTCCGTGGAGGAACCACAACAGCACCTTCCCCGTCAAAGAGTCTTACATCTCGGAGCAAGGAGAAACCATAATTGGCATCTACCTGCTGAGCCTGG GCTGGTTATCCTGGTTTGGAAACAGTGTGGTGATGTTTGTGCTGTTCAGACAGAGGGCAACTCTACAGCCACCAGATTACCTGACCTTTAACCTGGCCATCTCAGACGCCAGCGTTTCCCTCTTCGGATACTCCCGTGGGATTATGGAGATTTTCAATGTATTTCGAGATGACGGTTTCCTCATCACATCCATATGGACTTGTCAG GCGGATGGATTCCTCACGCTGCTCTTTGGTCTGGTGAGCATTAATTCACTGACAGTGATCAGCATCGTAAGATACATCAAAGGCTGCCATCCATACAGAG CTCACTGTGTCGGCACTGGGAGTATAATGGTGTCACTGAGCCTGGTCTGGGTTGCTGCTCTCTTCTGGTCGGGTGCCCCGCTGTTCGGCTGGGGCAGTTACAGAG ACCGCCTGTACGGGACGTGTGAGATAGACTGGGCCAGAGCCATGTTCTCCACCCTTCACAAATCCTACATCATCTCTGTCTTCgcctgctgcttcttcctgcccgtCTCCGTCATGGTCTTCACCTACGTCTCCATCATCAAGACGGTGAAGTCCAACCGCGCGCTGGCCGTGGACGGTGGCGTGGGAGAGCGCCAGAGGAAACTGGAGAGGGACGTCA CCGCTGTTTCCATGGTCATCTGCACGGCGTTCATCGTCGCCTGGTCTCCCTACGCGGTGATCTCCATGTGGTCAACGAGTGGCCGCCACGTCCCCGCCCTCACCAGCCTGCTCGCCAGCCTGTTCGCCAAGTCCGCCAGCTCCTACAACCCCCTCATCTACTTCGGCATGAACTCCAGGTTCCGCCGGGACGTGTGTGCGCTGCTGCCCTGCGCCGCCGGCAAGGAGGGGGTGAAGCTGAAGCGGGTGAAGCGCTGcccggagatggagatggagatggagatggagatgagcCCGGAGCGGGAGAga TTTGATAATGAAGAAGTCAGCGTGAATTATGTCCTGAAAGTGAATCCAAGGACCTTCTGCCTCAGCCAGCGTTACTGA